A region of Nostoc sp. 'Peltigera membranacea cyanobiont' N6 DNA encodes the following proteins:
- a CDS encoding cytosolic protein, with translation MTNTNPQTEYDSPWKQILQLYFEDFMLFFFPQAHGEIDWTRQPEFLDKELEQVVRDAELGKRLADKLVKIYRIGGEESWILIHLEIQSQSESDFSERMFTYNYRIYDRYKRSVASLAILGDEQVNWRPNRFGYELFGTKVEFQFPIVKLLDYQQRQSELEASRNPLATVVMAHLAALQTLSDRLERKQQKLSLVRRLYQQGFEREDVLNLLAFVDWVLTLPQDLEREFLFEVEQLEAEQRMQYVTSFERSGIEKGKLEALLKGIALGLKLKFSESGQNLLPEIESIQDVSVLEAILEGIDTASSVSQLRQIYQSPTNDTQQ, from the coding sequence ATGACCAATACCAACCCTCAAACCGAATATGATTCGCCGTGGAAACAGATACTACAACTTTATTTTGAAGATTTTATGCTGTTTTTCTTCCCCCAAGCACATGGGGAAATAGATTGGACACGACAGCCTGAGTTTTTGGACAAAGAATTAGAGCAGGTAGTGCGTGATGCCGAACTAGGGAAAAGACTGGCGGATAAGCTGGTAAAAATATACCGCATTGGTGGCGAAGAATCCTGGATACTGATACATTTAGAAATCCAATCCCAGTCAGAGTCAGACTTTAGCGAAAGGATGTTTACCTACAACTACCGCATCTACGATAGATATAAGCGATCGGTGGCATCCTTGGCAATTCTAGGTGATGAGCAGGTAAACTGGCGACCAAATCGTTTTGGTTACGAGTTGTTTGGCACTAAAGTAGAGTTTCAGTTTCCAATTGTCAAATTGTTAGACTATCAACAACGTCAGTCTGAGCTAGAAGCCAGCCGTAACCCTTTGGCGACTGTGGTGATGGCACATTTAGCAGCATTACAAACTCTTAGCGACAGGTTAGAACGTAAGCAGCAGAAACTAAGTTTAGTGCGGAGATTATACCAGCAGGGTTTTGAGCGTGAGGATGTTCTAAACTTATTGGCTTTTGTAGACTGGGTGTTGACACTCCCCCAAGATTTAGAGCGAGAGTTTCTTTTTGAAGTAGAACAATTGGAGGCAGAGCAACGTATGCAGTATGTTACTTCTTTTGAACGCAGTGGTATTGAAAAAGGTAAGCTTGAAGCTTTGTTAAAAGGTATAGCCTTGGGATTAAAGCTCAAATTTAGTGAATCCGGTCAAAATTTATTACCCGAAATCGAATCTATCCAAGATGTAAGTGTGCTAGAAGCCATCTTGGAGGGGATAGATACAGCGAGTAGTGTCTCACAATTGCGTCAAATTTATCAATCGCCCACAAACGATACCCAGCAATGA
- a CDS encoding AIPR family protein has translation MPKTWNLKIDNYIQANPNCIIATAHVDSFPIDLPLEPNIREPNRKSATYRQVFDSLTTEPEKFFSRHSGIVLSANKVKPIKNKTELELEVLEANEGGSDGIINGGHTVLAFEQAKNYKYDLTEARVKVTIHIGLTEESAKDIALASNTTTPVDSRSKVNARGDYKFIKQYLASLEQKEDRKFRIAYYQNQSGAPRNAQCNVTHLLKLLYCLDRNKYNPDSNKRTKHPAGMSLPSNITDAERERLTALLPLLTHALWIEQRLYEIIQEHISNPRRKGSNDLASIDIRKTTLLPDSKYSFGFGAPTDLALPIIASYRVFLDKDYKWILPFNEFAEDFLQHLWNNYFRKYLVSEKTAGNTVGTKISRNQEIWESLYISAQSYLNQHLMQMVNSSKEEESKVTQGSSKRGKGKRDELNVTTVPK, from the coding sequence ATGCCCAAGACTTGGAATCTAAAAATAGATAACTATATTCAAGCCAACCCCAATTGCATCATCGCCACTGCTCATGTAGATTCGTTTCCTATAGACCTGCCGCTAGAACCGAACATCCGCGAACCAAACCGCAAAAGCGCGACCTACAGACAAGTTTTCGACTCACTGACAACCGAACCTGAAAAATTCTTCTCTCGTCATAGCGGAATCGTTCTGTCAGCCAATAAAGTTAAGCCTATCAAGAACAAAACTGAACTGGAGCTAGAAGTCTTAGAAGCTAACGAGGGAGGTAGTGATGGCATTATCAACGGTGGGCATACAGTTTTAGCTTTTGAGCAAGCGAAAAATTACAAATATGACCTAACCGAAGCCAGAGTAAAAGTTACGATTCACATCGGGCTGACTGAAGAATCAGCTAAAGATATAGCCCTAGCTTCAAATACTACAACGCCAGTAGATTCTCGCTCCAAAGTCAACGCCAGGGGTGATTACAAATTCATCAAGCAGTACTTAGCTTCCTTAGAACAGAAAGAAGATAGGAAATTTAGAATAGCCTATTACCAGAATCAAAGCGGCGCTCCCAGAAATGCCCAGTGTAATGTCACCCATTTGCTCAAGCTCCTTTACTGCCTCGACAGAAATAAATACAACCCCGACAGCAATAAACGAACCAAACACCCAGCAGGAATGAGTCTTCCAAGTAACATCACAGATGCAGAAAGGGAAAGATTAACCGCTTTACTGCCTCTCTTGACTCATGCCCTGTGGATAGAGCAAAGGCTGTACGAAATAATCCAAGAACATATCAGCAACCCCAGAAGAAAGGGTAGTAACGATCTAGCATCAATAGATATACGTAAAACTACATTGTTGCCTGACAGCAAATACTCTTTCGGGTTTGGTGCGCCAACTGACCTAGCACTACCGATAATTGCGTCTTATCGGGTATTTCTAGACAAGGACTATAAATGGATTCTGCCGTTTAACGAATTCGCTGAAGACTTTTTGCAACACTTGTGGAATAACTATTTCCGCAAATACTTGGTGTCGGAGAAAACAGCAGGAAATACAGTAGGTACAAAAATCAGCCGCAATCAAGAGATTTGGGAAAGTCTTTATATATCGGCGCAAAGTTATCTAAATCAGCACTTGATGCAAATGGTCAATTCCAGTAAGGAAGAAGAATCGAAGGTGACACAAGGTAGTAGTAAGAGGGGAAAAGGGAAAAGGGATGAACTCAACGTGACTACTGTGCCTAAATAA
- a CDS encoding D-glycero-alpha-D-manno-heptose-1,7-bisphosphate 7-phosphatase translates to MENQKILHRTNKLNSQSQKPAIFLDKDGTLIENVPNNVDPQLIEIKIGAIEGLQILSKAGYKLIVITNQSGVARDYFPESALAGVEARLNEILEKADLSLDGFYYCPHHPNGVISEYAIACECRKPKPGLILRAASEQNIDLANSWFIGDNLSDVKAGHSAGCKTILIDRGNQSQPEMSRLGVADYILVNLSIAAQVICKHSGSNF, encoded by the coding sequence TTGGAAAATCAGAAAATTTTGCATCGAACTAACAAATTAAATTCGCAATCTCAAAAGCCGGCGATATTTCTAGATAAAGATGGTACTTTAATTGAAAATGTACCAAATAATGTTGATCCGCAATTAATCGAAATCAAAATCGGTGCTATTGAAGGATTACAAATACTTAGCAAAGCTGGATATAAATTAATTGTGATTACTAACCAGTCGGGAGTAGCACGGGATTATTTCCCCGAATCTGCCTTGGCGGGAGTGGAAGCGCGATTGAATGAAATATTAGAAAAAGCGGATCTATCGCTAGATGGGTTCTACTACTGTCCCCATCATCCAAATGGTGTAATATCTGAGTATGCAATTGCTTGCGAATGCCGTAAACCAAAACCAGGCTTGATTTTACGTGCAGCTAGCGAACAAAATATAGATTTAGCAAATTCTTGGTTTATTGGCGATAATCTCAGTGATGTAAAAGCTGGACATAGTGCAGGGTGTAAAACGATTTTGATAGATCGGGGTAATCAGTCTCAGCCCGAAATGTCTCGTTTAGGAGTTGCTGACTATATTTTGGTTAATCTTTCAATAGCAGCACAGGTGATATGTAAACATTCAGGATCTAATTTCTAG
- a CDS encoding GNAT family N-acetyltransferase has translation MIRPTMPDDTTALIALADATGLFQPNQLEELGEMLSDYFGGSSDSDSLLDGKAERFWITDDDNGAVGVAYCEMERMTDQTWNLQLIAIRPDRQGQGRGATLLRYVEQTLMRCGGRVLLVETSGTPDFERTRAFYRKCGYEEEARIRDFYQAGADKIVYRKALSPQSQ, from the coding sequence ATGATTCGACCGACCATGCCCGATGACACAACCGCGCTGATTGCCTTAGCCGATGCAACCGGATTGTTCCAACCAAACCAACTTGAGGAGCTTGGCGAAATGTTGTCCGATTACTTCGGTGGTAGCAGCGACAGCGATTCTCTACTAGACGGCAAAGCTGAACGCTTTTGGATTACCGACGATGACAATGGGGCAGTTGGGGTCGCTTACTGTGAGATGGAACGGATGACCGATCAGACGTGGAATCTACAGTTGATTGCTATCCGACCCGACCGACAAGGACAAGGACGTGGTGCGACCCTGCTACGCTACGTTGAGCAAACATTGATGAGATGCGGCGGGCGTGTACTACTGGTGGAAACGTCAGGTACGCCGGACTTCGAGCGCACGCGAGCGTTCTACCGCAAGTGCGGTTATGAAGAAGAAGCACGGATACGCGACTTCTATCAAGCGGGCGCTGACAAAATCGTTTACCGCAAGGCGCTGTCCCCTCAGTCGCAGTAA
- the msrA gene encoding peptide-methionine (S)-S-oxide reductase MsrA encodes MSIHNFTLSRHLLRNLSIISLIFLLLYGASRVILPAPATDISNAAPQGKQVAVFAGGCYWGMEAVFEHLLGVSDVVSGFSGGDAKTADYAIVSAGLTNHAESVKITYDPSKISYNQLLKVYFLVAHDPTELNRQGPDSGKQYRSAIFFTNDEQKQAAQKYIAQLNKSRIFDKPIVTELDPLKGFYQAAAYHQNYIVHHPSDRYVVVNDLPKLAKLQAKFPDMYSK; translated from the coding sequence ATGTCAATTCATAACTTTACTCTCTCCCGTCACTTATTACGCAACTTGTCCATCATTTCGCTGATTTTTTTACTCCTATACGGTGCATCTCGTGTGATACTTCCTGCTCCCGCCACTGATATCTCGAATGCTGCACCGCAGGGAAAGCAAGTAGCGGTTTTCGCTGGTGGGTGCTACTGGGGAATGGAAGCCGTTTTTGAGCATCTATTAGGTGTTTCTGATGTCGTTTCTGGCTTTTCTGGAGGCGATGCAAAAACCGCAGACTACGCAATTGTTAGTGCTGGATTAACTAATCATGCTGAATCTGTGAAAATCACTTACGATCCATCAAAAATATCATATAACCAGCTTCTGAAAGTCTACTTTTTGGTAGCGCATGACCCAACAGAGTTGAATCGACAAGGCCCAGACTCAGGTAAGCAATATCGTTCGGCGATCTTTTTTACTAACGATGAGCAGAAACAGGCTGCACAAAAATATATCGCTCAACTCAACAAATCGCGAATCTTCGACAAGCCGATTGTGACAGAATTAGATCCTTTGAAAGGTTTTTATCAGGCTGCGGCATACCATCAGAATTATATAGTGCATCATCCAAGCGATCGCTATGTGGTAGTGAATGACTTGCCAAAACTGGCTAAACTTCAAGCAAAGTTCCCTGATATGTATAGCAAGTAA
- the msrA gene encoding peptide-methionine (S)-S-oxide reductase MsrA, with protein sequence MQNTNLQKATFGAGCFWGVEAAFRQVKGVTSTAVGYSGGHFDNPTYEDVCRGKTGHAEVVEVEYEPAIVSYNELLNVFWNKHNPTASNHQELDVGYQYRSVIFFHTPEQELLAKASKEQLENSSRYHKNPIVTEIVPASQFYRAEEYHQQYQKKHGRASYRIG encoded by the coding sequence ATGCAAAATACTAATCTACAAAAAGCGACATTTGGAGCAGGCTGTTTCTGGGGAGTTGAAGCAGCATTTCGTCAAGTAAAGGGAGTAACTTCTACAGCAGTTGGTTACAGTGGCGGACACTTTGATAATCCAACCTACGAAGATGTCTGTAGAGGCAAAACTGGACACGCTGAGGTAGTGGAAGTGGAATACGAGCCGGCAATAGTATCTTATAATGAACTGCTAAATGTGTTTTGGAATAAGCACAATCCCACAGCATCAAACCATCAGGAGCTAGATGTTGGTTATCAATATCGGTCAGTAATATTTTTCCACACTCCAGAGCAGGAATTATTAGCAAAAGCCTCCAAGGAGCAGCTTGAAAATAGTTCTCGTTATCACAAAAATCCAATTGTGACGGAGATTGTACCTGCATCACAATTCTATAGAGCGGAAGAGTATCATCAGCAATATCAAAAGAAGCATGGACGAGCGTCTTACAGGATAGGTTAA
- a CDS encoding peroxiredoxin-like family protein, producing MNFTESIKNELISSGIIDQTLKVGDIIPNFILLNAFGQAVELQKLLVSGPVVISFFRGSWCPFCNLELAGLQQALPAIKTLGASIIAISPQTNRHTMSTVEKHELTYEVLSDRSNMIARQFGIVFKIPEYLRPILESKGHVLPRYNGDESFELPIPATFVVDRDGKIVYAFVDADYTKRLDPIEIVSILRNIPLVSNS from the coding sequence ATGAATTTTACAGAGTCTATCAAAAATGAGCTAATTTCTTCAGGTATAATTGACCAAACTTTAAAGGTAGGAGATATTATTCCTAATTTCATTCTACTTAATGCTTTCGGTCAAGCAGTAGAATTACAAAAATTACTAGTTAGTGGGCCTGTAGTTATTTCCTTTTTTCGAGGTTCTTGGTGTCCTTTCTGTAACTTGGAACTAGCAGGACTCCAACAAGCATTACCTGCAATTAAAACATTAGGAGCATCAATAATTGCTATTTCACCTCAAACTAATCGTCATACCATGTCAACTGTAGAAAAACATGAACTAACTTATGAAGTATTGAGCGATCGCAGCAATATGATTGCTCGTCAATTTGGCATTGTGTTTAAAATCCCGGAGTATCTAAGACCTATATTAGAGTCAAAGGGTCATGTGTTACCTAGATACAATGGAGATGAGTCTTTTGAACTACCTATTCCAGCTACATTTGTAGTCGATCGAGACGGAAAAATCGTTTATGCTTTTGTTGATGCAGATTATACTAAACGCTTAGACCCAATTGAAATAGTGAGTATTCTAAGAAATATTCCTCTAGTTAGCAACAGCTAG